A section of the Paenibacillus aurantius genome encodes:
- a CDS encoding polysaccharide pyruvyl transferase family protein: protein MDMKILISNAYCYLNKGDAGIIRAMVQEFRKKHPRAEIKVVSLFKDLDQGKYGNCEVIDCIIKPYTGKSRLMKTIRNTALYFLVWLLNLLGIPFNRTVREFKEADIVVSCGGGYLKARNLAQFLGDFMYHYIQFLTAIQYKKPFVVYAQTVGEFGSHPYVTSRIKKVLNKAALVLPREPISYNYLKGFVPDNRNFFETSDIAFLLEKKEIDSKSLKGLLAVKKTKVGITMRSWHFPGTPNRAWQLENYKNAMSKLIEHLVTRQNAEVFLMPQCIGPGEDNDLLISREVYAPFQENRSVHLVDNNLTPEELKYVYSQMDLFVGTRMHSNIFALSEKVPCVAISYDLKTDGIMKAVGLKDYVLDIKDLNEGGLRAKIDQALARRDLMKQTLETSIPQICSKARMNNTLLYQVMDNKGKQTAENRKIGELLDA, encoded by the coding sequence ATGGACATGAAAATTCTCATCAGCAACGCCTACTGCTACTTGAACAAAGGAGACGCCGGCATCATCCGCGCCATGGTTCAGGAGTTCCGCAAGAAGCATCCGAGGGCCGAGATCAAGGTGGTCTCCCTGTTCAAGGATCTGGATCAAGGCAAATACGGGAACTGCGAGGTGATCGACTGCATCATCAAGCCGTATACCGGCAAGAGCCGCCTTATGAAGACGATCCGGAACACCGCGCTCTATTTTCTCGTGTGGCTGCTCAACCTGCTGGGCATCCCCTTCAACCGGACCGTCCGGGAGTTCAAGGAAGCCGATATTGTCGTCAGCTGCGGAGGAGGGTATTTGAAGGCCCGCAACCTGGCCCAATTTCTGGGTGATTTCATGTACCATTACATCCAGTTTCTTACTGCGATTCAATACAAAAAGCCGTTCGTGGTCTACGCCCAAACGGTAGGCGAATTCGGCAGCCACCCTTACGTCACGAGCCGGATCAAGAAGGTGCTGAACAAAGCCGCTCTCGTGCTTCCGCGGGAGCCGATCTCCTACAACTACTTGAAGGGCTTCGTTCCGGACAACCGTAACTTCTTTGAAACGAGTGACATCGCCTTCCTGCTCGAGAAGAAGGAAATCGACTCCAAGAGCCTGAAAGGGCTGCTCGCCGTGAAGAAAACCAAAGTAGGCATTACGATGAGAAGCTGGCATTTCCCGGGGACGCCTAACCGCGCCTGGCAGCTCGAGAATTACAAGAACGCGATGAGCAAGCTGATCGAGCATCTCGTTACCCGGCAGAACGCGGAAGTGTTCCTGATGCCCCAGTGCATCGGACCGGGCGAGGACAACGATCTTCTCATCTCGCGGGAGGTGTACGCGCCGTTCCAGGAGAACCGCAGCGTCCATCTGGTGGATAACAACCTCACGCCGGAGGAACTCAAGTACGTGTACTCGCAAATGGACCTGTTCGTCGGGACCCGGATGCACTCCAACATTTTTGCCTTGTCCGAGAAAGTGCCCTGCGTCGCCATTTCCTACGACCTCAAGACCGACGGGATCATGAAAGCGGTGGGGCTGAAGGATTATGTTCTCGACATCAAGGACCTGAACGAAGGCGGCCTCCGGGCCAAAATCGACCAGGCGCTGGCGCGCCGGGATCTCATGAAGCAAACGCTGGAGACATCCATCCCCCAAATTTGCTCGAAAGCGCGAATGAACAATACCCTTTTGTACCAGGTGATGGACAACAAAGGGAAACAAACAGCCGAAAACCGGAAGATCGGGGAGCTGCTTGATGCTTAA
- a CDS encoding glycosyltransferase family 4 protein — translation MKKLRIGIDAQAVGTNFSGNEIYIKNVIKHLGGHDRFEYVLFVNENYNYAGDFTDSSLRMTRFKSRSPFIRLPIEFPYKINRESLDLLHVQYTGPFFASCPVVSTIHDISFEHYPEYFTKKEAVLLKYGVRKTAKEAAKIITVSEYSKQDIIDTYGVPEDKVAVTYNSIDTSFQVEKDAAKVEAVRSKYGIEGEYVLAVGNLQPRKNIPRLLQAYRSIRDGNPNVTDKLVIVGRKAWLFDSIFDALKGFKYIQDVIITDYVPKEDLPLLYNGAKLFVYPSIFEGFGLPVLEAMACGAPVVTSNTSCLPEIAGGAALLTDPFRTEDIAGGILKLLTDSRLRQEYSRKGLARAGEFSWEKTARQTMDIYASVV, via the coding sequence ATGAAGAAGCTTAGGATCGGAATTGACGCCCAGGCGGTCGGAACCAACTTCAGCGGCAATGAAATCTACATAAAGAACGTCATCAAGCACCTGGGCGGCCACGACCGCTTCGAGTATGTGCTGTTCGTCAACGAGAATTACAATTACGCCGGAGACTTCACGGACTCATCCCTGCGGATGACCCGTTTCAAGTCGAGAAGCCCCTTTATCCGGCTGCCGATTGAGTTTCCCTACAAGATCAACCGGGAAAGCCTGGACCTGCTTCATGTCCAGTACACGGGACCCTTCTTCGCGAGCTGCCCGGTCGTCTCGACGATTCACGACATCTCGTTCGAGCACTATCCCGAATACTTCACGAAGAAGGAAGCGGTGCTTCTGAAGTACGGGGTGCGCAAGACGGCGAAGGAGGCGGCCAAGATCATCACCGTGTCCGAGTACTCCAAGCAGGACATCATCGACACCTACGGCGTGCCGGAGGACAAGGTGGCGGTCACCTACAACTCCATCGACACGAGCTTCCAGGTTGAGAAGGATGCCGCGAAGGTGGAAGCCGTGAGGAGCAAGTACGGCATCGAGGGCGAGTACGTGCTCGCCGTCGGCAACCTGCAGCCGCGCAAGAACATCCCGAGGCTGCTTCAAGCCTACCGCAGCATTCGCGACGGCAACCCGAACGTGACCGACAAGCTCGTGATCGTCGGCCGCAAGGCCTGGCTGTTCGACAGCATCTTCGACGCCTTGAAGGGCTTCAAGTACATCCAGGACGTCATCATCACGGATTACGTGCCGAAGGAGGATCTTCCGCTTCTGTACAACGGGGCGAAGCTGTTCGTGTATCCTTCGATTTTCGAAGGCTTCGGGCTTCCGGTCCTCGAGGCGATGGCTTGCGGGGCGCCGGTCGTTACCTCGAACACCTCCTGCCTCCCGGAAATTGCCGGAGGAGCGGCGCTGCTGACGGATCCCTTCCGGACCGAGGACATCGCGGGGGGCATCCTGAAGCTGCTGACCGACTCCAGGCTGCGCCAGGAGTATTCCCGGAAGGGGCTCGCCCGCGCCGGCGAATTCTCCTGGGAGAAGACGGCCCGGCAGACGATGGACATCTATGCAAGCGTGGTGTGA
- a CDS encoding tyrosine-protein phosphatase has translation MIDIHCHILPGMDDGPEEMDQSVRMAELAVREGITAIVATPHHANGVYRNSASAIIQAVHTLNAVLADLDVNLEIIPGQEVRLTDRLLEDLEEGRLILQGNRYLLLELPASRLPSRLEETLHELRVLGITPIIAHPERNAVLAADPGLLEALIDKGALSQLTSHSLTGLFGSRIQKAALRFCDRDLVHFVASDAHDTEVRNNRLAPAYALLQKRLGDAAVERLRRNTELMLTGEAIDPWPIRQKPKGLLRRLTIPFQRTRGEHAK, from the coding sequence ATGATAGACATCCATTGCCACATTCTTCCCGGCATGGATGACGGCCCTGAAGAGATGGACCAGTCGGTCCGCATGGCCGAGCTTGCCGTCCGGGAAGGGATCACCGCTATCGTCGCTACCCCGCACCATGCCAATGGCGTTTACCGGAATTCTGCATCCGCTATTATACAAGCCGTCCATACCCTTAATGCTGTTCTGGCCGATCTCGACGTAAACCTGGAGATTATCCCCGGCCAAGAGGTCAGGCTGACTGACCGGCTGCTGGAGGATTTGGAGGAAGGCCGCCTGATTCTGCAAGGAAACCGCTACCTGCTTCTGGAGCTGCCGGCGAGTCGCTTGCCCTCCCGTCTGGAGGAAACCCTTCATGAGCTTCGGGTGCTGGGCATTACCCCCATTATCGCCCATCCCGAAAGAAACGCCGTCCTGGCCGCCGATCCCGGGCTCCTCGAAGCCCTGATCGACAAAGGAGCCCTCAGCCAGCTGACTTCCCATTCCCTGACCGGTCTGTTCGGCTCCCGAATCCAGAAAGCCGCCTTGCGGTTCTGTGACCGGGACCTGGTTCATTTCGTGGCAAGCGACGCCCATGATACGGAGGTTCGAAATAACCGGCTGGCTCCGGCCTATGCCCTCCTGCAGAAAAGACTGGGAGATGCTGCAGTCGAACGTCTCCGGCGCAACACCGAGCTTATGCTCACAGGCGAGGCCATAGACCCCTGGCCCATCCGGCAGAAGCCGAAAGGACTTCTCCGCCGGTTGACCATACCATTCCAAAGAACAAGAGGTGAGCATGCCAAATGA
- a CDS encoding CpsD/CapB family tyrosine-protein kinase, translating into MRLPTINRPIIMDVNPHSPIAEAYRTLRTNIEFSAVDEEIRVIMINSAQPGEGKSTTAANLAAAYALSGKKVLLIDADLRKPTVHHIFGLSNRFGVTNLLTTPADFKEAVRETHVDNLHVLTSGPTPPNPSELLGSKKMENLVHALKEAFDVLIIDTPPTLAVTDAQIVAALCDGVLLVLESGRIKREIARKAKANLEHVNARILGIVLNNVKRRDGDAPYYYYGSSAKGS; encoded by the coding sequence ATGCGACTGCCAACCATTAACCGCCCGATCATCATGGACGTCAATCCCCATTCCCCGATTGCGGAAGCCTACCGGACGCTGCGGACGAATATCGAGTTCTCCGCGGTGGACGAGGAAATCCGTGTCATCATGATCAACTCGGCTCAGCCGGGGGAGGGCAAGTCCACTACAGCGGCCAACCTGGCCGCCGCCTACGCCCTGTCGGGCAAGAAGGTGCTGCTGATCGACGCCGATTTGCGGAAGCCGACGGTCCATCACATCTTCGGCTTGTCCAACCGGTTCGGGGTGACCAACCTGCTGACCACCCCGGCGGACTTTAAGGAGGCGGTACGGGAGACGCATGTCGACAACCTGCATGTGCTGACCTCCGGACCCACGCCTCCGAATCCTTCCGAGCTGCTTGGCTCGAAAAAGATGGAGAACCTGGTTCACGCGCTTAAGGAAGCGTTCGATGTTCTCATCATCGATACACCCCCGACCCTTGCGGTCACGGATGCCCAGATCGTAGCAGCCCTGTGCGACGGGGTGCTTCTGGTTCTCGAATCCGGCCGGATCAAGCGGGAAATCGCCCGCAAGGCGAAAGCGAACCTAGAGCACGTCAATGCCCGGATCCTCGGCATCGTACTGAACAACGTCAAGCGCCGGGATGGAGATGCGCCTTATTACTACTACGGGAGCTCGGCAAAAGGAAGCTGA
- a CDS encoding YveK family protein, whose translation MGLKQYMNIIRKRLWLIALCVLACTAATALISFYYVKPVYEASTKLIVNKSNDSVAVQPQITYDNVNATIKLIDTYKEIIKTPAIMNKVVEQYPDLGLSAAQLIEQVKVSSVNNTQVMTLEVEDPSYEKAAAIANAVSTVFQAEIPNIMKVDNVAILNVADTAEAPAPIKPNKALNIAVSLILSLILSFGLVILLEYLDDTIKTEEDALRHLGLPALAVISKIKESDLKEKSPASSKRKVGETTYATANH comes from the coding sequence ATGGGACTGAAACAATACATGAACATCATCCGAAAGAGGCTTTGGCTGATTGCCCTCTGCGTTCTGGCCTGTACGGCCGCAACGGCACTCATCAGCTTCTACTACGTAAAGCCGGTCTACGAAGCCTCGACCAAGCTGATTGTGAACAAGTCCAATGACAGTGTCGCCGTTCAGCCCCAAATTACTTATGACAATGTGAATGCGACCATCAAGCTGATTGATACCTATAAAGAAATCATCAAAACCCCGGCGATCATGAACAAAGTCGTCGAGCAGTACCCCGATCTAGGCCTTAGCGCCGCCCAGCTCATCGAGCAGGTGAAGGTCAGCTCCGTCAACAACACCCAGGTCATGACCCTGGAGGTGGAGGACCCGTCCTACGAGAAGGCGGCCGCCATTGCCAATGCGGTATCCACGGTCTTCCAGGCGGAGATTCCCAACATCATGAAAGTGGACAACGTGGCCATTCTGAATGTGGCCGACACGGCGGAGGCTCCGGCTCCGATCAAGCCGAACAAGGCGCTGAACATTGCCGTCAGCCTGATTCTGTCGCTTATTCTTTCCTTTGGCCTCGTCATTCTGCTCGAGTACCTGGACGACACGATCAAGACCGAAGAGGATGCGCTCCGCCACCTCGGCCTGCCGGCGCTCGCCGTGATCTCGAAGATCAAGGAGTCCGACCTGAAGGAGAAGAGCCCAGCATCCTCCAAGCGAAAGGTAGGGGAAACGACTTATGCGACTGCCAACCATTAA
- the galU gene encoding UTP--glucose-1-phosphate uridylyltransferase GalU, whose protein sequence is MKKVRKAIIPAAGLGTRFLPATKAMPKEMLPIIDKPTIQYIVEEAVEAGIEDIIIVTGKGKRAIEDHFDHAFELESNLESKGKLKLLEEVQRSSKVDIYYTRQKEPKGLGHAVWCARRFIGDEPFAVLLGDDIVRAETPCLKQLIQQYEATGQPVIGVQPVSDQETERYGIIDPSYRTGRLYGVKGFVEKPAPGQAPSNLAIMGRYLLTPEIFDILEKQERGSGGEIQLTDAIQKLNGIREVNAYHFEGTRYDVGEKLGFINTILDFALQNKELRDSVLHSLESIVDRELAIRANKIG, encoded by the coding sequence ATGAAGAAAGTAAGAAAAGCCATCATTCCCGCCGCCGGCTTGGGAACCCGATTTCTGCCCGCCACCAAAGCCATGCCGAAGGAAATGCTGCCCATCATTGACAAACCGACCATTCAGTACATTGTCGAAGAAGCGGTCGAAGCCGGAATCGAGGACATTATCATCGTCACGGGAAAAGGCAAGCGCGCCATCGAGGATCACTTCGATCACGCCTTCGAGCTCGAGTCCAACCTCGAATCGAAGGGCAAGCTGAAGCTTCTCGAGGAAGTGCAGCGTTCCTCGAAGGTGGACATCTACTACACCCGGCAGAAGGAACCGAAGGGCCTCGGCCACGCCGTCTGGTGCGCCCGCCGCTTTATCGGGGACGAGCCGTTTGCAGTCCTGCTTGGCGATGATATCGTACGGGCCGAAACCCCCTGCCTGAAGCAGCTGATCCAGCAGTACGAAGCGACCGGCCAGCCCGTCATCGGTGTGCAGCCGGTATCCGACCAGGAGACGGAGCGTTACGGCATCATCGATCCCTCTTACCGGACCGGGCGGCTCTACGGAGTGAAGGGCTTCGTCGAGAAGCCGGCGCCGGGACAGGCACCCTCGAACCTGGCCATCATGGGCCGCTACCTGCTGACTCCGGAAATTTTCGACATTCTCGAGAAGCAGGAGAGAGGCTCGGGCGGGGAAATCCAGCTGACGGACGCGATTCAGAAGCTGAACGGAATCCGCGAGGTGAATGCCTATCATTTTGAAGGAACGCGTTACGATGTGGGCGAGAAGCTCGGCTTTATCAACACGATTCTGGATTTTGCCCTGCAGAACAAAGAGCTCCGGGATTCGGTGCTGCATTCCCTCGAATCGATTGTAGACCGCGAATTGGCCATACGCGCCAACAAAATTGGATAG